A single Marinitoga aeolica DNA region contains:
- a CDS encoding glycosyltransferase family 4 protein encodes MKYIPYIVVLVLSTIVTYIMIPIAKKIGVVDKPDEELKIHEKATPYLGGVAIYLSSIFFINDLKFVFFSSLMMFLGLLDDIKDISPKLRLIFEFFVILITLIPFYSSLGIVYFLILIILGVALINAVNMIDGMDGICGGNALFIILFLSIISKHYTFIYIVMAIIGFLFFNFYPAKIFLGDAGSYFLGYTIFYLTTIMTSNHGFGGFAISVIVSALFYTDLFFSFLRRILNNRSPFSGDRDHIYDKIKKRYNISVKKTALITYIFSFLFGIIGVISWDFPYVGLSLALIEFLFLGIYLKLYSYN; translated from the coding sequence GCTTGTTTTATCAACTATAGTGACATATATTATGATTCCAATAGCAAAAAAAATTGGAGTAGTAGATAAACCTGATGAAGAACTAAAAATACATGAAAAGGCCACACCGTATCTTGGAGGAGTAGCAATATATTTGTCAAGTATTTTTTTTATTAATGATTTAAAATTTGTTTTTTTTAGTTCTCTTATGATGTTTTTAGGATTATTGGACGATATAAAAGATATATCGCCAAAATTAAGATTGATATTTGAATTTTTTGTAATATTAATAACTCTTATTCCATTTTATTCGTCACTGGGAATAGTTTATTTTTTAATTTTAATAATTCTTGGTGTTGCTCTAATAAATGCTGTTAATATGATAGATGGTATGGATGGAATTTGTGGAGGAAATGCTCTTTTTATAATTTTGTTTTTAAGTATAATTTCAAAACATTATACCTTTATATATATTGTTATGGCAATCATAGGATTCTTATTTTTTAATTTTTATCCAGCAAAGATTTTTTTAGGCGATGCAGGTTCGTATTTTTTAGGGTATACAATATTTTATCTGACAACAATAATGACATCTAATCATGGATTCGGAGGATTTGCTATATCTGTTATAGTTTCAGCCTTATTTTATACAGATTTATTTTTCAGTTTCTTAAGAAGAATTTTAAACAATCGTTCACCTTTTTCAGGAGATAGAGACCATATTTATGATAAAATAAAAAAAAGATATAATATATCTGTTAAGAAAACAGCATTGATTACATATATATTTTCATTTTTATTTGGTATAATAGGTGTTATCAGTTGGGACTTCCCTTATGTAGGATTAAGTTTAGCGTTGATAGAGTTTTTATTTTTAGGAATATATTTAAAGTTATATTCCTATAATTAA
- a CDS encoding phosphoenolpyruvate carboxykinase (ATP), with amino-acid sequence MATKSFFTKDEITYTNPIFSRIRTTIETAFYRNNVIKVDSPKEAYKLAKNSPGTIVTDINVYKPELLALDEGTKILIFNDGAVTGRYAAGRRIVGEPGVDENKYAEIIREAVYNTRYKKMYHAISFTGLHEDFIVKNHLLIPEGHENILYNWLLNFQPFTVDFVRIYEKSRILNEGDIYIFSDPDWKHPDFPLGLSFFDPQHNCAAILGMRYFGEFKKGTLTLGWGTANRNGYASCHGGLKKYTLKDNESYVAAFFGLSGSGKSTLTHAKHNGKYDITVLHDDAFIISMADGSTISLEPSYFDKTADYPVNSEDNKYLLTIQNCGATLDEEGRVISVTEDIRNGNGRALKSKLWSPNRVYKIEEPINAIFWLMKDPVLPPILKINDPILASTLGATLATKRTSAEKLAEGVDPNALVFEPYANPFRTYPLSDDYYSFKKLFEKGVECYILNTGHFIDKKITKEITLSVIESVVEGKAEFKEWANNIEIMEIEGYLPDMENKEYINNFVNSMKRRLEFIKSREIERGGIDKLPFECSESIENIINVCKKNKKDLLEG; translated from the coding sequence TTGGCAACCAAGAGTTTCTTCACAAAAGATGAGATAACCTATACAAATCCTATTTTTTCAAGAATCAGAACAACTATTGAAACTGCTTTCTACCGAAATAATGTAATAAAGGTAGATTCGCCTAAGGAGGCTTATAAACTTGCTAAAAATTCACCGGGAACAATAGTTACGGATATAAATGTTTATAAGCCTGAACTATTAGCCTTAGACGAAGGGACAAAGATATTGATATTTAATGATGGAGCAGTTACTGGAAGATATGCAGCTGGAAGGAGAATCGTTGGAGAACCTGGTGTTGATGAGAATAAGTATGCTGAAATCATTAGAGAAGCAGTATATAATACCAGATACAAAAAAATGTATCATGCTATATCATTTACAGGGCTGCATGAAGATTTTATAGTAAAAAATCATTTGTTGATTCCAGAAGGACATGAAAATATTTTATATAATTGGTTATTAAACTTCCAACCATTTACTGTTGATTTTGTAAGAATATATGAAAAATCAAGAATATTAAATGAAGGAGATATTTATATATTTTCGGATCCTGATTGGAAACATCCAGATTTCCCATTAGGATTATCATTTTTTGATCCGCAACACAATTGTGCTGCAATACTCGGGATGAGGTATTTTGGAGAATTTAAAAAGGGTACATTAACATTAGGATGGGGAACTGCAAATAGGAATGGATATGCTTCCTGTCATGGCGGGTTAAAAAAATATACTTTAAAAGATAATGAAAGTTATGTAGCTGCATTTTTTGGTTTATCAGGTTCAGGCAAATCCACATTAACTCATGCAAAACATAATGGTAAATATGATATAACAGTATTGCATGACGATGCATTTATTATCTCTATGGCAGATGGGTCTACAATATCATTAGAGCCATCATATTTTGATAAAACAGCAGATTATCCAGTAAATTCAGAAGATAATAAATACTTATTGACAATACAGAATTGTGGAGCTACGCTTGATGAAGAAGGTAGGGTTATTTCGGTAACGGAAGATATTAGAAATGGCAACGGGAGAGCTTTAAAGTCAAAATTATGGTCACCAAATAGGGTTTATAAAATTGAAGAGCCAATAAATGCTATATTCTGGTTGATGAAGGATCCTGTATTACCGCCAATATTAAAAATAAATGATCCAATTTTAGCATCTACACTTGGTGCAACATTAGCTACAAAAAGGACATCGGCGGAAAAATTAGCAGAAGGTGTGGATCCAAATGCATTGGTATTTGAACCATATGCAAATCCATTTAGGACATATCCGTTATCAGATGATTATTATAGCTTTAAGAAATTATTCGAAAAAGGTGTTGAATGTTATATATTAAATACAGGTCATTTTATAGATAAAAAAATAACTAAAGAGATTACATTATCTGTAATTGAATCAGTTGTAGAAGGCAAAGCGGAATTTAAAGAATGGGCAAACAATATTGAAATAATGGAGATAGAAGGATATCTTCCGGATATGGAAAATAAAGAATATATAAATAATTTTGTTAATTCAATGAAAAGAAGATTGGAATTTATAAAGTCACGTGAAATAGAAAGAGGCGGAATAGATAAATTGCCTTTTGAATGTAGCGAATCTATAGAAAATATTATAAATGTATGTAAAAAAAATAAAAAAGATTTACTGGAGGGATAA
- a CDS encoding MFS transporter codes for MEPLALYITFTNFFTSFFKSYFKPLIPFFMEYFNVNEPKIFVMMASILTLISSFSQIFFGYIADKSNKKLKFLYLSVIITMVPILFLGYVKSIWLLFVIFLIGYMGSAAQEPLGAGISGTIGKEKSTTLAVFMVGGTFGYALGPVFITYFVSHYNLKNATYIGLIGILLYTILFYFAYNYFKTHKHLKPKNKKSRFFESFKGFKYIAPIWFLTIHRAFISIMFRSYVPIKSRMLGYDLTVGGLLVTLGFLAGTFSNLLGAKLEEKTSVRFVNMLYFSAFSILVFLFATSTNIWILSISYILADAFMFLTMSVNVHYAQQLLPDNKSFASGALMGFTRAMGNVLITIYSFFFGNNIPFILNSLWIFGIVGIILTLILIKPQIQK; via the coding sequence ATGGAACCATTAGCATTATACATAACCTTTACTAATTTTTTTACAAGTTTTTTTAAATCATATTTTAAGCCATTAATTCCATTTTTTATGGAATATTTTAATGTGAATGAACCGAAAATATTTGTTATGATGGCATCGATTTTAACGCTAATCTCTTCTTTTAGTCAGATTTTTTTTGGTTATATTGCAGATAAGTCAAATAAAAAACTTAAATTTTTATATCTATCAGTAATAATAACCATGGTGCCAATATTATTTTTAGGATATGTAAAAAGCATATGGTTATTATTTGTAATATTTTTGATAGGCTATATGGGAAGTGCTGCTCAAGAACCTTTAGGTGCAGGTATTAGTGGAACAATAGGTAAAGAAAAAAGTACGACACTTGCAGTATTTATGGTTGGAGGTACATTTGGGTATGCGCTTGGCCCTGTATTTATAACCTATTTTGTGAGTCATTATAATCTAAAAAATGCAACATATATTGGATTGATAGGAATATTATTATATACAATTTTATTTTATTTTGCGTATAATTATTTCAAAACACATAAACATCTTAAACCGAAAAATAAAAAAAGTCGTTTTTTTGAGAGTTTTAAAGGATTTAAATATATTGCACCAATTTGGTTTTTAACAATACATAGGGCTTTTATCAGTATTATGTTTAGGTCATATGTCCCAATAAAATCAAGAATGTTAGGCTATGATTTAACAGTGGGTGGATTATTGGTAACATTAGGATTTTTAGCGGGTACATTTTCAAATCTTCTTGGAGCAAAATTAGAAGAAAAAACTAGTGTAAGATTTGTCAACATGTTGTATTTTTCAGCCTTTTCAATTTTGGTATTTTTATTCGCGACTTCTACAAATATATGGATATTGTCAATTTCATATATTTTAGCAGATGCTTTTATGTTTTTAACTATGTCAGTAAACGTTCATTATGCACAACAATTATTGCCTGATAATAAAAGTTTTGCTTCTGGTGCTTTAATGGGCTTTACAAGAGCTATGGGAAATGTACTGATCACAATATATTCATTCTTTTTTGGAAATAACATTCCTTTTATTTTAAATAGTTTATGGATATTTGGTATAGTAGGAATAATATTAACCTTAATATTAATAAAACCACAAATACAAAAATAG
- a CDS encoding N-acetyltransferase: MWKEIPEKVSQEQITFDVRELEPILSGPSLKLPPYEPEMAKLKDGSYLYIRPLEKDEVPKLLPFVKKLLDVDHDFYDIVGVRVYGELLGWYRNRLKDPYFMIGTINGKLAGFANARVMNNGIHISLHSMAFVRGLRVGAIMYYAKAKYAFEKLGAKEWWATYESYNGFKRWGLGMAQPSYPWPDVQHELGGAKVYYVTKEYWDLSIKDYLKQLVKTELEPASAEVAEANKELIIPDSPVV, translated from the coding sequence ATGTGGAAAGAAATACCAGAAAAAGTATCTCAAGAACAAATTACATTTGATGTTAGAGAATTAGAACCTATTTTATCAGGTCCATCATTAAAATTACCACCTTATGAACCAGAAATGGCAAAATTAAAGGATGGAAGTTATTTATATATTAGACCTTTAGAAAAAGATGAAGTCCCTAAATTATTACCTTTTGTAAAAAAATTATTAGATGTTGACCATGATTTCTATGATATAGTTGGTGTAAGAGTATATGGTGAATTATTAGGATGGTACAGAAATAGATTAAAAGATCCATATTTTATGATTGGTACAATAAATGGAAAATTAGCAGGATTTGCAAATGCAAGAGTTATGAATAATGGTATTCATATCAGTCTTCACTCAATGGCATTTGTTAGAGGTTTAAGAGTTGGAGCTATTATGTATTATGCAAAAGCAAAATATGCCTTTGAAAAATTAGGAGCTAAAGAATGGTGGGCAACATATGAAAGTTATAATGGATTTAAGAGATGGGGATTAGGTATGGCACAACCATCATATCCATGGCCAGATGTACAACATGAGCTCGGTGGTGCAAAAGTTTATTACGTAACCAAAGAATATTGGGATCTTTCAATTAAAGATTACTTAAAACAATTAGTAAAAACTGAACTTGAACCAGCAAGTGCTGAAGTAGCTGAAGCAAATAAAGAGTTAATTATTCCAGACAGTCCCGTTGTTTAA
- a CDS encoding cyclase family protein, whose translation MAGIKVYDLTQKIGITTPPWPGYEPMKLWYFKRMMLQKVNGQIVQTSMHNGTHLDGQRHFMTGGRDIASLPLDGYLFHEGVILDISKEVGDFDIYTPETLLKVAKENNLEIKKGDILIINTGYHKYAWDQPEANENKYYYFHPGPDQRFADWLKEMEIKWIGVDCGSADHPMNTILREYRPEFAAMADKHFREKYGKPLDEYFDDKTYQLMHIDLFPHLILHAENLGGDIDKVLNRRMYIGIFPWRLVDGESSIARVAAFEIEE comes from the coding sequence ATGGCAGGTATTAAAGTGTATGATTTAACTCAAAAGATAGGTATTACAACACCACCTTGGCCAGGTTATGAGCCAATGAAATTGTGGTATTTCAAAAGGATGATGCTTCAAAAAGTTAACGGCCAAATAGTTCAAACAAGTATGCATAATGGTACACATTTAGACGGCCAAAGACATTTCATGACAGGTGGAAGAGATATTGCATCATTACCATTAGATGGTTACTTATTCCACGAAGGGGTAATTTTAGATATTTCTAAAGAAGTTGGCGATTTTGATATTTATACACCTGAAACATTATTAAAAGTTGCTAAAGAAAATAATCTTGAAATTAAAAAAGGTGATATTTTAATTATCAACACCGGTTATCACAAATATGCATGGGATCAACCAGAAGCTAATGAAAATAAATATTATTATTTCCATCCTGGACCAGATCAAAGATTTGCTGATTGGTTAAAAGAAATGGAGATTAAATGGATTGGTGTTGATTGTGGTTCTGCAGATCACCCAATGAATACAATATTAAGAGAATATAGGCCAGAATTTGCTGCAATGGCAGATAAACATTTTAGAGAAAAATATGGAAAACCTCTTGATGAATATTTCGATGATAAAACATATCAATTAATGCATATTGATTTATTCCCACACTTAATTCTTCATGCAGAAAATCTTGGAGGAGATATCGATAAAGTATTAAATAGAAGAATGTATATTGGTATATTCCCATGGAGATTGGTTGATGGTGAATCAAGTATAGCGCGTGTTGCTGCATTTGAAATTGAAGAATAA
- a CDS encoding YlbE family protein, which yields MSLFKEELKIVNIGLKSFYEDLKKQGANVVHVDWKPPLGGSKALKILNDFNKLTIDVEKANKEAVERIMNSQPTLVGMGIARDVVPGMKDNMVLHAGPPITWDRMCGPLKGAVIGGLIYEGKAKDEKEAIELIESGEIEFDPWHHHDGVGPMAGVATPSMPVFIIENKTYGIKAYCTMNEGLGKVLRYGANGPDVIKKLKWMEETLYPVLKEAIELKGEINLKNLIAQAVQMGDECHNRNRAATSLFIREIAPAILDTNFSNKEKKEVIEFINSNDHFFLNLSMPAAKSATLAAEGIKGSTIVTVMARNGTDFGIRLAGLPGQWFVGPAQEVEGLYFPGFTKEDANPDIGDSTITETGGFGGFAMAGAPAIVKFVGGTVQEAIETTLKMYEITDAENNTYKIPFLNFRGTPTGLNVKKVVEKGILPRINTGIAHKEPGIGQVGAGLTYPPMNIFIDALEAFVKEYLD from the coding sequence ATGAGTTTATTCAAAGAAGAATTAAAAATAGTTAATATCGGTTTAAAATCATTTTATGAAGATTTAAAAAAGCAAGGTGCTAATGTTGTTCATGTTGATTGGAAACCTCCTCTTGGAGGGTCAAAAGCTTTAAAAATATTAAATGACTTTAACAAATTAACTATCGATGTTGAAAAAGCTAATAAAGAAGCAGTTGAAAGAATTATGAACTCTCAACCAACTCTTGTTGGTATGGGAATCGCCAGAGATGTTGTACCAGGAATGAAAGATAACATGGTTTTACATGCTGGACCACCAATTACTTGGGATAGAATGTGCGGACCATTAAAAGGGGCAGTTATTGGTGGATTAATATACGAAGGAAAAGCTAAAGATGAGAAAGAAGCTATTGAATTAATAGAATCTGGTGAAATCGAATTTGATCCATGGCATCATCATGATGGTGTTGGACCAATGGCAGGTGTAGCTACTCCTTCAATGCCTGTATTTATTATAGAAAACAAAACATATGGTATAAAAGCATATTGTACAATGAATGAAGGTTTGGGTAAAGTTTTAAGATATGGAGCAAATGGACCTGATGTAATTAAAAAATTAAAATGGATGGAAGAAACATTATATCCTGTTTTAAAAGAAGCTATTGAATTAAAAGGTGAAATTAATTTGAAAAATCTAATTGCTCAAGCTGTACAAATGGGTGATGAATGTCATAACAGAAATAGAGCAGCAACATCATTATTCATAAGAGAAATAGCTCCTGCTATTTTGGATACAAATTTCTCAAATAAAGAAAAGAAAGAAGTAATTGAATTTATTAATTCTAATGACCATTTCTTCTTGAATTTATCAATGCCAGCTGCTAAATCAGCTACATTAGCTGCTGAAGGCATTAAAGGAAGTACAATAGTTACAGTAATGGCTAGAAATGGAACAGATTTTGGAATTAGATTAGCTGGATTGCCAGGACAATGGTTTGTTGGGCCAGCTCAAGAAGTTGAAGGTTTATACTTCCCAGGATTCACAAAGGAAGATGCAAACCCAGATATTGGTGACAGTACTATAACAGAAACTGGTGGTTTTGGCGGTTTTGCAATGGCTGGAGCACCTGCAATAGTTAAATTTGTTGGTGGAACAGTACAAGAAGCTATTGAAACGACATTAAAAATGTATGAAATAACAGATGCAGAAAATAATACATATAAAATACCATTCTTAAACTTTAGAGGAACACCTACAGGATTAAATGTTAAAAAAGTTGTAGAAAAAGGTATATTACCAAGAATTAACACAGGTATTGCCCATAAAGAACCAGGTATAGGTCAGGTTGGAGCAGGTTTAACCTATCCACCTATGAACATATTTATAGATGCATTAGAAGCATTTGTAAAAGAATATTTGGATTAA
- the fdrA gene encoding acyl-CoA synthetase FdrA has translation MVYKMIKPNSYYDSVTLMLITEDIKKRDDVEEALVGMGTDTNKEFLKELNMMDEELEKTTPNDLLIVIKGENIDMNEIEKEVEKLLKAETEEEEGEKFYPSLESAVKRLDGANMAVISIAGEYAGFETRKALDYGLNVMLFSDNVPLETEIELKKYALEKGLLVMGPDCGTAIINGVPMAFSNVVKRGKIGIVAASGTGAQEVSSIISNLGCGISQLIGTGGRDVKKDVGGLMFLEGIKRLIEDEETEIIVLVSKPPYPDVVKKSVELLKNTDKKHVVHFVNGVVEDPTITVGYTLEDAAIKAALLCQEKPIDKNEYTYFDFLESFDFDKKVKEEASKIKEGKYIRGLYSGGTLADETMVLLSKEIGPIYSPKPLNPDYLLENINESKEHTVVDMGEDEFTVGRPHPMIDFTMRKSRLIKEYLDKETAIIMVDVVLGWGSHMDPAGEIAEAVKTARETSDRYRCVIANICGTYEDPQKYYEQKKKLEDVGVIVFPSNASAVKFAVNVWKELGR, from the coding sequence GTGGTTTACAAAATGATTAAACCAAATTCATATTATGATTCAGTTACGCTTATGCTTATTACAGAGGATATCAAAAAACGAGATGATGTGGAAGAAGCATTAGTTGGAATGGGAACGGATACAAATAAAGAATTTTTGAAAGAATTAAACATGATGGATGAAGAACTGGAAAAGACTACACCTAATGACTTATTAATAGTCATCAAAGGTGAAAATATTGATATGAATGAAATTGAAAAGGAAGTTGAAAAATTATTAAAAGCTGAAACTGAGGAAGAAGAGGGAGAAAAGTTTTATCCTTCCCTTGAAAGTGCTGTAAAAAGATTAGATGGCGCAAATATGGCAGTAATATCAATAGCAGGAGAATATGCTGGTTTCGAAACAAGAAAAGCTTTAGATTACGGTTTAAATGTAATGCTTTTTAGTGACAATGTTCCTTTAGAAACAGAAATCGAATTAAAAAAATATGCTTTAGAAAAAGGGTTACTTGTCATGGGACCTGATTGTGGTACAGCAATAATCAATGGTGTTCCTATGGCATTTTCAAATGTAGTAAAAAGAGGAAAAATTGGTATTGTTGCAGCTTCAGGTACTGGAGCTCAAGAAGTTTCTTCAATTATTTCAAATCTCGGTTGTGGAATTTCACAATTAATAGGTACTGGTGGTAGAGATGTGAAAAAAGATGTTGGGGGATTAATGTTTTTAGAAGGTATTAAAAGACTTATTGAAGATGAAGAAACAGAAATAATTGTATTAGTATCAAAACCGCCTTATCCAGATGTTGTTAAAAAGTCTGTTGAATTATTAAAAAATACAGATAAAAAACATGTTGTTCATTTTGTAAATGGAGTAGTAGAAGATCCTACTATAACAGTTGGATATACTTTAGAAGATGCTGCTATAAAAGCTGCCCTATTATGTCAGGAAAAACCTATAGACAAAAATGAATACACTTATTTCGATTTCTTAGAATCATTTGATTTCGATAAAAAAGTAAAAGAAGAAGCTTCAAAAATTAAAGAAGGCAAATACATAAGAGGTTTATACTCTGGAGGAACGCTTGCTGATGAGACTATGGTTTTATTGAGTAAAGAAATAGGTCCTATTTATTCACCAAAGCCATTAAATCCAGATTATTTACTTGAAAATATAAATGAAAGTAAAGAACATACTGTAGTTGATATGGGTGAAGATGAATTCACTGTTGGAAGACCTCATCCAATGATTGATTTTACTATGAGAAAATCCAGATTAATAAAAGAATATTTAGATAAAGAGACAGCTATTATAATGGTTGATGTTGTTTTAGGTTGGGGGTCTCATATGGATCCAGCAGGTGAAATTGCAGAAGCAGTTAAAACTGCCAGAGAAACTTCAGATAGGTATAGATGTGTTATTGCTAATATCTGTGGAACATATGAAGATCCACAAAAATATTATGAACAAAAGAAAAAGCTGGAAGATGTTGGTGTTATAGTCTTCCCAAGCAATGCAAGCGCAGTAAAATTTGCAGTTAATGTTTGGAAGGAGTTGGGAAGATGA
- a CDS encoding oxamate carbamoyltransferase subunit AllH family protein, with translation MKKKHTAKEFFKTNHTKYFLFNDEDIFTLTTYDNRVGALGMSAPPHFLNFSTLKIANNSLIFDNTYLVENPILYDPKISTITFYEPIKNIYVKLKPLVDKRILNKIDSQLKSYNFTDLIGFGPGLTPLFDDILSGILLINSITKKIDTESILNIAKKKTNKLSYFQMFYAAKGYAPKPVKQYLESKNIQSLLKMGATSGLGWMWGISFFFDLEG, from the coding sequence TTGAAAAAAAAGCATACTGCTAAAGAATTTTTTAAAACCAATCATACAAAATATTTCCTATTTAACGATGAAGATATTTTTACTTTGACGACTTATGATAATAGGGTTGGGGCACTAGGAATGTCCGCCCCTCCCCATTTTTTAAATTTTTCAACATTGAAGATTGCAAATAATAGTTTAATTTTTGATAATACATATTTAGTTGAAAATCCTATTTTATACGACCCAAAAATTTCAACTATTACTTTTTATGAACCAATAAAAAATATATATGTAAAATTAAAACCACTCGTTGATAAGAGAATATTAAATAAAATAGATTCTCAACTTAAATCTTATAATTTCACAGATTTAATAGGGTTTGGACCAGGATTAACTCCATTATTTGATGATATTTTATCTGGCATATTATTGATTAATTCCATTACCAAAAAAATAGATACTGAAAGTATTCTAAATATAGCAAAGAAAAAAACAAATAAATTGTCTTATTTTCAAATGTTTTATGCTGCTAAAGGATATGCACCTAAACCGGTAAAACAGTATTTAGAATCAAAAAATATACAATCATTATTAAAAATGGGAGCTACTTCTGGTTTAGGTTGGATGTGGGGAATTTCATTTTTCTTTGATTTGGAGGGATAA
- a CDS encoding uracil-xanthine permease family protein: MSESEYLNIVPQEDRSEGMGVGGLILLGLQHTFTMFGATVLVPYLTGIPVNVALFTAGLGTLLFHWITKWKVPVFLGSSFAYIAPIVAVAMHYMNQAGLGYKNIQDAVAAGVDLKPYLAYATGGIFLAGLVKFGFGALIKWIGIRRFEKLFPPVISGTMIILIGLILSPVAINMASGNWWIAMVSLGTAIIVRLYTRGFSRLIPVIWGIIVGYIVAAITGNVHFAEVGTASWVGIPEMYLPKFSWYAAAAIVPVAIAPSVEHFGDVFAISAVVGKKFYEDPGMHRTLMGDGLATSLGGFFGGPANTTYSENTGVLAFTKAFNPWIMRIAAFFAILLAMVPKVGALVRSIPVPVMGGIEILLFGMIASIGAKTLINNQVKVEGRNLVTMSLMLVTGLGGAVFQAGNFALEGLGLAAIVGIVVNGILVLTGASDE, translated from the coding sequence ATGAGTGAAAGCGAATATTTGAACATCGTTCCACAGGAAGATAGAAGTGAGGGTATGGGTGTTGGGGGGTTAATATTATTAGGGTTACAACATACCTTCACGATGTTTGGTGCAACTGTATTGGTACCTTATTTGACAGGAATACCAGTTAATGTTGCGTTATTTACTGCTGGACTTGGAACATTATTATTCCACTGGATTACAAAATGGAAAGTACCTGTATTTCTGGGCTCAAGTTTTGCATATATTGCACCTATCGTTGCTGTTGCTATGCATTATATGAATCAAGCAGGACTTGGATATAAAAACATTCAGGATGCTGTAGCTGCTGGTGTTGATTTAAAACCATATCTTGCATATGCTACAGGTGGTATATTTTTGGCAGGTTTAGTTAAATTTGGTTTTGGTGCTTTGATCAAATGGATAGGCATTAGGAGATTTGAAAAGTTATTCCCACCAGTAATATCAGGAACTATGATTATATTAATTGGTTTGATACTAAGTCCAGTAGCAATAAACATGGCAAGTGGAAATTGGTGGATAGCAATGGTATCTCTTGGTACAGCAATTATAGTTAGACTATATACAAGGGGATTTAGCAGATTAATACCTGTAATATGGGGAATCATAGTAGGATATATTGTTGCAGCAATAACAGGAAATGTACATTTTGCAGAAGTAGGAACAGCTAGCTGGGTAGGAATACCAGAAATGTATTTACCAAAGTTCTCATGGTATGCTGCAGCAGCAATAGTACCAGTTGCTATTGCACCATCAGTAGAACACTTTGGTGATGTATTTGCAATCTCAGCAGTAGTAGGAAAGAAATTCTATGAAGATCCTGGAATGCACAGGACATTAATGGGTGATGGGCTTGCAACATCATTAGGTGGATTCTTTGGTGGCCCTGCAAACACGACCTATAGTGAAAACACTGGGGTATTAGCATTTACAAAAGCATTCAATCCATGGATAATGAGAATAGCAGCATTCTTTGCAATCTTATTAGCAATGGTGCCAAAAGTTGGAGCATTAGTAAGATCAATACCAGTGCCAGTAATGGGTGGAATAGAAATATTATTATTCGGTATGATAGCAAGTATTGGTGCAAAAACATTGATAAACAACCAGGTTAAAGTTGAAGGAAGAAACTTAGTAACAATGTCATTGATGTTAGTTACAGGTTTAGGTGGAGCAGTTTTCCAAGCTGGTAACTTTGCTTTAGAAGGCTTAGGTCTTGCTGCTATTGTTGGTATTGTTGTAAATGGTATTCTTGTTTTAACTGGGGCTTCTGATGAATAA